A single genomic interval of Cucumis sativus cultivar 9930 chromosome 7, Cucumber_9930_V3, whole genome shotgun sequence harbors:
- the LOC116405250 gene encoding secreted RxLR effector protein 161-like has protein sequence MADCNATKYPMEPKAQLHKDTEEAPIDATEYRSIVVVVLDYLLNTRPDLSYVVGMASRYMERPTTMHYKVVKQILRYLRGTIHFGLTYTKGPREFNIFGYSDSDLAGDLDGRKSTSGMTFYLNESLVSWNSQKQKTVALSSCEVEFIATTTAACQALWLRCLVSEIVGMEPRPVTLFVDNKSAIALMKNPVFHGRSKHIDTCFHFIRECVKNGQIIVEVVNTGEQRADVLTKALTGVKLAAMRQLLGVRNLEPCQN, from the coding sequence ATGGCTGATTGCAATGCCACAAAATACCCGATGGAACCCAAGGCACAACTTCACAAAGACACGGAAGAAGCACCAATTGATGCTACGGAGTACAGAAGCATCGTCGTTGTTGTCTTAGACTACTTACTGAACACAAGGCCAGATCTTTCATATGTTGTTGGGATGGCGAGTAGGTATATGGAAAGGCCTACAACCATGCATTACAAGGTGGTCAAGCAAATACTTAGGTATTTGAGAGGGACGATTCATTTTGGGCTCACTTATACGAAAGGTCCCAGAGAATTCAATATATTCGGTTACTCTGACAGTGATTTAGCCGGTGATCTCGATGGGAGGAAAAGCACAAGTGGAATGACATTCTACTTAAACGAAAGCTTGGTTTCATGGAATTCGCAAAAGCAAAAGACGGTGGCACTCTCATCTTGCGAAGTCGAGTTCATTGCAACCACTACCGCAGCTTGCCAAGCATTGTGGTTAAGATGCCTTGTTAGCGAGATAGTCGGAATGGAGCCAAGGCCAGTAACATTATTTGTGGACAACAAATCCGCGATAGCTCTCATGAAGAATCCCGTATTTCATGGTCGCAGCAAGCACATAGATACatgttttcatttcattcgAGAGTGTGTCAAGAATGGACAAATTATCGTTGAAGTTGTCAACACTGGAGAACAACGAGCCGATGTCCTGACTAAAGCATTGACGGGAGTAAAGTTAGCTGCTATGCGTCAACTACTTGGTGTTCGTAACTTAGAACCATGTCAGAATTAG